The Candidatus Accumulibacter similis genome has a segment encoding these proteins:
- a CDS encoding zinc ribbon domain-containing protein, with protein MPIYAYRCASCGFANDHLQKLSDPALDTCPECGQVTYVKQLTAAGFQLKGSGWYVTDFKGGQKQPPSSKETPAATEGAPATSDGAPAGDKAAAAAPAAASASTDGASACAGN; from the coding sequence ATGCCCATCTATGCCTATCGCTGCGCTTCTTGTGGTTTTGCGAACGATCACCTGCAAAAACTCAGCGACCCGGCCCTCGACACCTGTCCGGAGTGCGGCCAGGTGACCTACGTCAAGCAGCTGACGGCTGCCGGTTTTCAGTTGAAGGGCAGTGGCTGGTACGTCACCGACTTCAAAGGTGGCCAGAAGCAGCCGCCGTCGAGCAAGGAAACGCCTGCGGCGACGGAGGGGGCGCCCGCCACCAGCGACGGGGCGCCTGCCGGCGACAAGGCGGCCGCTGCGGCACCGGCGGCGGCGTCTGCCAGCACCGACGGAGCGAGCGCGTGCGCCGGCAACTGA
- a CDS encoding putative DNA-binding domain-containing protein: MSPSGTLVELQRRCQQAILDGNPLPGLFAGEGSGSGGGFGIYLQAYRARLTAALQDNYPVLQRAIGDDAFAALADGYITRRPSTFRSIRWFGDCLSDFLASSREHLAHPSLVDLARMDWATRAAFDAADAEALGATDLAALRAEDWPRHRFRLLPSLQILHLDWQVEPIWRALDADPLASSDEPLFLPHVLLVWRPQLECRWRSAATVEAKVIEALTTGASFAACCDLIADSGDVEPAATAAGFVQGWIADGLLARD, translated from the coding sequence ATGAGTCCCAGTGGCACACTCGTAGAGCTGCAACGACGCTGCCAGCAAGCGATCCTCGACGGGAATCCGCTGCCGGGCCTCTTCGCCGGCGAAGGCTCGGGCAGCGGCGGCGGCTTCGGCATCTACCTGCAAGCCTACCGGGCACGACTCACCGCAGCCCTCCAGGACAACTACCCGGTCCTGCAGCGCGCCATCGGCGATGACGCCTTTGCTGCTCTGGCAGACGGCTACATCACCAGGCGGCCGTCGACGTTCCGCTCGATTCGCTGGTTCGGTGACTGTCTGTCCGACTTCCTCGCCTCTTCACGCGAACATCTGGCGCATCCGTCGCTGGTCGACCTGGCCCGGATGGACTGGGCGACGCGCGCCGCCTTCGACGCCGCCGACGCCGAGGCACTCGGCGCCACCGATCTCGCCGCTTTGCGCGCGGAAGACTGGCCGCGGCACCGTTTCAGACTCCTGCCGTCGTTGCAGATACTGCACCTGGACTGGCAGGTCGAGCCGATCTGGAGGGCGCTCGATGCCGACCCTCTCGCCAGCAGCGACGAGCCGCTGTTTCTGCCACACGTGCTTCTCGTCTGGCGCCCGCAGCTCGAATGCCGCTGGCGATCGGCAGCCACCGTCGAAGCCAAGGTCATCGAAGCGCTGACGACTGGTGCTTCCTTCGCGGCCTGCTGCGACCTGATCGCCGACTCTGGTGATGTCGAACCGGCAGCAACCGCCGCCGGCTTCGTGCAGGGCTGGATCGCCGATGGCCTGCTGGCCCGTGATTGA
- a CDS encoding cytochrome c4, translating into MLGMAFLGVTGAALAAGNAELGQAKAEVCAACHGPDGNSIALPPPADPWPKLAGQLPEYVIKQVHDFKSGRRKNEQMSPQAQAVAEADLADIAAYFAKHRMTANEVSDKGLLAKGEQLFFKGKGRPQVVPACIGCHGRSGEGNRDWGKLMSKAPTVLAPAIGGQHANYLEKQLKAYKDGSRNNDEGRVMRDIAARLSDAEIAAVAEYAATRGK; encoded by the coding sequence ATGCTGGGAATGGCGTTTCTTGGGGTCACCGGTGCCGCGCTCGCCGCAGGGAACGCTGAGCTCGGTCAGGCCAAGGCGGAAGTCTGTGCCGCGTGCCACGGCCCCGATGGCAACAGCATCGCGCTGCCGCCGCCGGCCGATCCGTGGCCGAAGCTCGCTGGTCAGCTGCCCGAGTATGTCATCAAGCAGGTACACGACTTCAAGTCAGGACGGCGCAAGAACGAACAGATGTCACCGCAGGCCCAGGCCGTCGCCGAAGCCGATCTGGCGGACATCGCCGCCTACTTTGCCAAGCACAGGATGACGGCCAACGAAGTGAGCGACAAGGGTCTCCTGGCCAAGGGAGAGCAGCTCTTCTTCAAGGGCAAGGGCCGCCCGCAGGTGGTGCCGGCGTGCATCGGCTGCCACGGCCGATCGGGTGAGGGAAATCGCGACTGGGGCAAGCTGATGAGCAAGGCACCCACCGTCCTGGCGCCGGCGATCGGCGGCCAGCATGCGAACTATCTGGAGAAGCAGCTCAAGGCGTACAAGGATGGCAGCCGCAACAATGACGAAGGCAGAGTAATGCGGGACATCGCCGCACGCCTCAGCGATGCCGAAATCGCCGCCGTTGCCGAATATGCAGCGACGCGCGGCAAATAG
- a CDS encoding cysteine-rich CWC family protein — translation MACWPVIESALGGGEARCARCGAPFACGMMASSASDCWCRQLPPLAAAAAPGSGCYCRRCLEESLRAAAQPAAPAA, via the coding sequence ATGGCCTGCTGGCCCGTGATTGAGTCCGCGCTGGGTGGTGGCGAAGCCCGCTGCGCGCGCTGTGGCGCTCCATTCGCTTGCGGCATGATGGCTTCATCGGCGAGCGATTGCTGGTGTCGTCAGCTACCCCCTCTGGCCGCGGCCGCAGCGCCTGGATCGGGGTGTTACTGCCGGCGTTGCCTGGAAGAGTCGCTCAGAGCTGCTGCCCAACCAGCCGCTCCGGCAGCATGA
- a CDS encoding barstar family protein: MIPDELLATLEDANASGVFHLPADCREAVGRAAAEAGFACFEVSLADCSHLDEVLARLGSGLDFPGWYGHNLDALKDCLTDFSWAAAAGYVVIIDHGEGFRAQEPAAFAVLADVFAEAIGEWRAQGYPMWILLDLQAPGLATFAATQ; encoded by the coding sequence ATGATTCCCGACGAGTTGCTCGCCACTCTCGAAGACGCCAACGCCAGCGGCGTCTTCCATCTGCCTGCCGATTGCCGCGAGGCGGTCGGGAGAGCGGCCGCAGAAGCCGGATTCGCCTGTTTCGAAGTCAGTCTTGCCGACTGTTCGCACCTCGACGAGGTGCTCGCCAGGCTTGGCAGTGGTCTCGACTTTCCGGGTTGGTACGGGCACAACCTCGACGCGCTCAAGGATTGCCTGACCGATTTTTCGTGGGCGGCAGCGGCCGGCTACGTGGTCATCATCGACCACGGCGAGGGATTCCGCGCGCAGGAGCCGGCAGCCTTTGCCGTGCTCGCGGACGTCTTCGCCGAGGCCATCGGCGAATGGCGGGCGCAGGGATATCCGATGTGGATCCTCCTCGATCTGCAGGCGCCCGGACTGGCCACTTTCGCCGCGACTCAATGA
- the rpoH gene encoding RNA polymerase sigma factor RpoH translates to MTHALTMPAVSAAGSIDSYIQAVRRIPMLSAEEELRLATRFREEDDLDAARQLVLSHLRLVIAVARGYLGYGLPHADLIQEGNIGLMKAVKRFDPGHGVRLVSFAIHWIKAEIHEYILRNWRMVKVATTKAQRKLFFNLRSMKGSSDSLSQAQVADIAHRLSVKPEDVVEMDSRMAGNDLALEGDSNDESAFAPIDYLADASSEPMRVLEGRARDQLQQDGLQTALAGLDPRSRRIVEARWLNDEHPATLHELAVEFGVSAERIRQIEVKAMQKMRTILEPMVPGGR, encoded by the coding sequence ATGACCCACGCCCTGACCATGCCGGCGGTTTCCGCTGCCGGCAGCATCGATTCGTACATTCAGGCGGTGCGGCGCATCCCGATGTTGAGCGCGGAGGAGGAGCTTCGCCTTGCCACCCGTTTCCGGGAGGAAGACGATCTTGACGCTGCGCGGCAGCTGGTTCTTTCGCATCTTCGGCTTGTGATCGCCGTGGCGCGCGGCTATCTGGGCTACGGCCTGCCGCACGCAGACCTCATTCAGGAAGGCAACATCGGGCTGATGAAGGCCGTCAAGCGCTTCGACCCGGGGCATGGGGTGCGCCTGGTTTCCTTTGCCATCCACTGGATCAAGGCCGAGATCCACGAGTACATCCTTAGGAACTGGCGGATGGTCAAGGTCGCGACGACCAAGGCGCAGCGCAAACTGTTCTTCAACCTGCGCAGCATGAAAGGCAGCAGCGATTCACTGAGCCAGGCCCAGGTGGCGGACATTGCCCACCGCTTGAGCGTCAAGCCGGAAGATGTCGTCGAAATGGACTCGCGCATGGCCGGGAACGATCTGGCGCTCGAGGGCGACAGCAACGACGAGAGCGCATTTGCGCCGATCGACTACCTCGCCGACGCGTCGAGCGAGCCGATGCGGGTGCTCGAGGGACGGGCGCGCGATCAGCTGCAGCAGGATGGTCTGCAGACCGCGCTCGCTGGTCTTGATCCGCGCAGCCGGCGAATCGTCGAAGCGCGCTGGCTGAACGACGAGCACCCAGCAACGCTGCACGAGCTTGCGGTCGAGTTCGGCGTTTCCGCCGAGCGCATCCGGCAGATCGAAGTCAAGGCGATGCAGAAAATGCGCACCATCCTGGAGCCCATGGTGCCCGGGGGTCGCTAG
- a CDS encoding DUF502 domain-containing protein → MRRQLIKRYFITGLLIWVPLAITTWVLTMIIGTMDQSLHLLPAAIHPRTVLGFDIPGSGAILTLLIILLTGVIAANFIGQRLVVWWERLLARIPVVNSIYNSVKQVSDTLFSSSGNAFRKALLIEYPRRGAWTIAFLTGRPGGEMARHLAGEYVSVYVPTTPNPTSGFFLMLPRSEVVELEMSVDTALKYVISMGVVAPPPPRVAGLSGGSMINRNS, encoded by the coding sequence GTGCGCCGGCAACTGATCAAGCGTTACTTCATCACCGGCCTGTTGATCTGGGTGCCGCTGGCGATCACCACCTGGGTGTTGACGATGATCATCGGTACCATGGACCAGTCGCTCCACCTGCTGCCGGCAGCGATTCATCCGCGCACCGTGCTCGGCTTCGACATTCCGGGTAGCGGGGCGATCCTCACCTTGCTGATCATCCTGCTCACCGGTGTCATCGCCGCGAACTTCATCGGTCAGCGGCTGGTCGTCTGGTGGGAGAGGCTGCTGGCGCGAATCCCTGTGGTCAACTCGATCTACAACAGTGTCAAGCAGGTTTCCGACACCCTTTTCTCGTCGTCGGGCAACGCCTTCCGCAAGGCGCTGCTGATCGAATACCCGCGCCGTGGCGCGTGGACGATCGCCTTTCTCACCGGCCGCCCCGGCGGCGAGATGGCGCGTCACCTGGCGGGCGAGTACGTCAGCGTCTACGTGCCGACGACGCCGAACCCCACCTCGGGTTTCTTCCTCATGTTGCCCCGAAGCGAGGTCGTCGAACTGGAGATGAGCGTTGACACCGCGCTGAAGTATGTCATCTCGATGGGTGTCGTGGCACCACCGCCACCACGGGTCGCCGGCCTTTCCGGCGGCTCGATGATCAACCGCAACAGCTGA
- a CDS encoding ribonuclease produces the protein MARILAVVRLLLLAIVGCCLAGSAAARESREIGSVALGELPPEAIQTLRLIREGGPFPYPHKDGSVFGNFEKRLPLQPRGYYREYTVPTPGRRDRGPRRIVAGSGRGGDVARSGEYYYTADHYLSFRRIREQP, from the coding sequence ATGGCGAGAATACTGGCCGTCGTCCGGCTGCTTCTGTTGGCGATTGTCGGCTGCTGCCTTGCGGGTTCGGCGGCCGCGCGCGAGAGTCGCGAGATTGGCAGCGTTGCGCTCGGCGAACTGCCGCCGGAGGCCATTCAGACCCTGCGGCTGATCCGCGAAGGCGGGCCCTTCCCCTATCCGCACAAGGATGGCAGCGTTTTCGGCAACTTCGAGAAGCGGCTGCCGCTGCAGCCGCGGGGCTACTATCGCGAGTACACGGTGCCGACGCCGGGCCGGCGTGACCGCGGGCCGCGCCGGATCGTTGCCGGCAGCGGCCGCGGTGGCGATGTCGCTCGTTCCGGCGAGTACTACTATACTGCCGATCACTATCTCAGTTTTCGCAGGATACGCGAACAGCCATGA
- a CDS encoding DUF692 domain-containing protein: MQELVSGFGIGLRSEHYRDFIAAPQPVDWLEVISENYLVAGGKPLWHLDRIRRDYPMVMHGVSLSVGGSEPLDRPYLQELRRLAERIQPAWISDHLCWTGTSALNLHDLLPLPYTEGCLRHLIPRVQQVQETLGRPLVLENVSSYVRYRADEMSEWEFIAELVRRSGCGLLLDVNNVYVSSVNHGFVARTFIDAMPAAAVRQIHLAGHEDHGTYLIDTHDQPVCDPVWDLYAYTVNRLGPVPAMIERDDDIPPLESLLTELDRARRIAGSAAGGARWAA, from the coding sequence ATGCAGGAACTTGTCAGCGGCTTCGGGATCGGTCTGCGCAGCGAGCACTATCGCGATTTTATCGCTGCCCCGCAGCCGGTGGACTGGCTCGAGGTCATCTCCGAGAACTATCTGGTTGCGGGCGGCAAGCCGCTTTGGCATCTCGACCGCATCCGCCGCGACTATCCGATGGTGATGCACGGGGTGTCGCTGTCGGTCGGTGGCAGCGAGCCTCTGGACCGGCCGTATCTGCAGGAATTGCGCCGCCTCGCCGAGCGGATTCAGCCGGCCTGGATATCCGATCATCTGTGCTGGACGGGCACCTCTGCCCTCAACCTGCACGACCTTCTGCCCCTGCCCTACACCGAGGGCTGCCTGCGCCACCTGATACCGCGCGTGCAACAGGTGCAGGAGACGCTCGGACGGCCACTGGTGCTCGAGAACGTTTCCAGCTACGTCCGCTACCGCGCGGACGAAATGAGCGAGTGGGAGTTCATCGCCGAGTTGGTCAGGCGAAGTGGTTGCGGGTTGCTGCTCGACGTCAACAACGTCTACGTCAGCAGCGTCAATCATGGCTTCGTTGCACGCACCTTCATCGACGCCATGCCGGCCGCCGCGGTCCGGCAGATCCACCTCGCCGGCCACGAGGACCATGGCACTTACCTGATCGATACGCACGACCAGCCGGTCTGTGATCCCGTGTGGGACCTCTACGCCTATACCGTCAATCGCCTCGGGCCCGTACCGGCGATGATCGAGCGCGACGACGACATCCCGCCGCTCGAGTCGCTGCTCACCGAACTCGACAGGGCTCGCCGCATCGCCGGCTCCGCTGCCGGTGGCGCCAGGTGGGCCGCATGA
- a CDS encoding heme-copper oxidase subunit III, protein MSQYDAAHHHAGHGHAHAHWDYSIWPAIISIGVFAWSLAFCFQFVYHMPFAALIAFGLGVPMILGGVAGWTNEAIGKGEGLSYGAMGWFILAEAMIFATFFVYYWYMRLSAPSWPPAGTPTLPIAYPLVMTVILVSSSFTIHMAEEEAMHRGDRGTVLKWLLLTMLLGFTFLGMSIYEWGHLIKEGFTISSNSFGTTFYSITGLHASHVIVGLAIFTAGLFPALKGTIPAGFWRPASLYWHFVDIIWFFVVSQVYFW, encoded by the coding sequence ATGTCGCAGTACGATGCTGCCCACCACCATGCCGGCCACGGCCACGCCCACGCCCACTGGGACTACAGCATCTGGCCGGCGATCATCAGTATTGGCGTTTTCGCCTGGAGCCTGGCCTTCTGCTTCCAGTTCGTCTATCACATGCCCTTTGCTGCCCTGATCGCCTTTGGCCTGGGCGTGCCGATGATCCTCGGTGGCGTTGCCGGCTGGACCAACGAGGCGATCGGCAAGGGTGAGGGCCTCTCGTATGGCGCGATGGGCTGGTTCATCCTCGCCGAGGCGATGATCTTCGCCACCTTCTTCGTCTACTACTGGTACATGCGCCTTTCGGCCCCTTCCTGGCCTCCCGCCGGGACGCCGACATTGCCGATCGCCTACCCATTGGTGATGACCGTGATCCTCGTTTCCTCATCGTTCACCATCCACATGGCGGAGGAGGAGGCGATGCATCGCGGCGATCGGGGAACCGTTCTCAAGTGGTTGCTGCTGACCATGCTGCTCGGCTTCACATTTCTCGGCATGTCGATCTACGAGTGGGGTCACCTGATCAAGGAAGGCTTCACCATCTCGAGCAACAGCTTCGGAACGACCTTTTACTCGATCACCGGGCTGCACGCTTCGCACGTCATCGTCGGCCTGGCGATCTTCACCGCCGGGCTCTTTCCTGCCCTGAAAGGCACCATCCCGGCGGGGTTCTGGCGGCCAGCCAGCCTCTACTGGCACTTCGTGGACATCATTTGGTTCTTCGTCGTCTCGCAAGTCTACTTCTGGTAG
- the aspS gene encoding aspartate--tRNA ligase, protein MRTHYCGQVDARLVDQEVTLCGWAHRRRDHGGVIFVDLRDREGIAQIVCDPDRADMFRTAESVRNEFCLRVRGRVRARPPGTVNPNIPSGEIEILCHEMEVLNPSLTPPFQLDEENLSENTRLLHRVIDLRRPQMQKNMQLRYRTARAFRRFLDAAGFIDIETPMLTRSTPEGARDYLVPSRVHPGQFFALPQSPQLFKQLLMVAGFDRYYQITKCFRDEDLRADRQPEFTQVDIETSFMDEGEIIALMEELIRTVFAEVMAVQLPRPFPRLSHGEAMRRYGSDKPDLRVTLELVEVADVLRDVPFKVFASVANSEGGRIAALRVPGGASLTRGEIDAYTQFVGIYGARGLAYIKVNDVTQLNEAGLQSPIVKNLHAAALQAIIERTGAVSGDLIFFGADRRKVVDDALGALRVRIGHEKGFVNGSAWEPVWIVDFPMFEYDDEARRWNACHHPFTSPKEEHLGLLATDPGRCLAKAYDLALNGSELGGGSVRIHRAAVQEQVFKALGIADDEAQSKFGFLLDALKYGAPPHGGLAFGLDRIVTMMAGAESIRDVIAFPKTQRAQCLLTDAPSGVDERQLRELHIRLRQRVDTQVEIGKG, encoded by the coding sequence ATGCGAACTCATTATTGTGGACAGGTCGATGCGCGGCTCGTCGATCAGGAAGTCACCCTCTGTGGCTGGGCCCACCGGCGTCGCGATCACGGTGGCGTGATATTTGTTGACCTGCGTGACCGTGAAGGCATTGCCCAGATCGTCTGCGATCCGGACCGGGCCGACATGTTCCGCACCGCCGAATCCGTGCGCAACGAATTCTGCCTGCGTGTCAGGGGCCGCGTCCGTGCCCGACCGCCGGGCACGGTGAATCCCAACATCCCGAGCGGCGAAATCGAGATCCTCTGCCACGAGATGGAGGTTCTCAACCCGTCGCTGACTCCACCCTTCCAGCTCGACGAGGAGAACCTGTCGGAGAACACCCGCCTGCTGCACCGGGTGATCGATCTCCGGCGTCCGCAAATGCAGAAGAACATGCAGTTGCGCTACCGCACGGCGCGCGCCTTCCGGCGCTTTCTCGACGCTGCCGGTTTCATCGACATCGAGACGCCGATGTTGACCAGGAGCACACCGGAAGGCGCGCGTGACTACCTGGTTCCGTCGCGCGTTCATCCCGGCCAGTTCTTCGCCTTGCCGCAGTCGCCGCAGCTCTTCAAGCAGTTGCTGATGGTCGCCGGTTTCGACCGCTACTACCAGATCACCAAGTGCTTCCGCGACGAGGACCTGCGTGCCGACCGGCAGCCGGAGTTCACCCAGGTTGACATCGAGACGTCCTTCATGGACGAGGGCGAGATCATCGCGCTGATGGAGGAGCTGATCCGCACGGTGTTCGCCGAGGTCATGGCGGTGCAGCTGCCACGGCCCTTCCCTCGCCTCAGTCACGGCGAGGCGATGCGGCGTTACGGATCCGACAAGCCCGATCTGCGGGTGACGCTCGAACTGGTTGAAGTGGCGGACGTGCTCAGGGACGTACCGTTCAAGGTCTTCGCCAGTGTCGCCAACAGTGAAGGTGGTCGCATTGCCGCACTGCGCGTTCCCGGTGGCGCCAGCCTGACGCGTGGCGAGATCGACGCCTACACCCAGTTCGTCGGCATCTACGGAGCCCGCGGTCTCGCCTACATCAAGGTCAACGATGTCACCCAACTGAACGAGGCCGGCCTGCAGTCGCCGATCGTCAAGAACCTGCACGCCGCAGCGCTACAGGCCATCATCGAGCGTACCGGCGCGGTCTCCGGCGATCTGATCTTCTTTGGCGCCGACCGGCGCAAGGTGGTCGACGATGCGCTTGGCGCGCTGCGGGTACGTATCGGTCACGAGAAGGGTTTCGTGAACGGAAGCGCCTGGGAGCCGGTGTGGATCGTCGACTTCCCGATGTTCGAGTATGATGACGAGGCACGTCGCTGGAACGCCTGCCATCACCCGTTCACCAGCCCGAAAGAGGAGCACCTCGGGCTGCTCGCAACTGACCCGGGGCGTTGCCTCGCCAAGGCCTACGACCTGGCGCTGAATGGCTCGGAACTCGGTGGAGGATCGGTCAGGATTCACCGCGCCGCGGTCCAGGAACAGGTCTTCAAGGCGCTCGGCATTGCCGACGACGAGGCGCAGTCCAAGTTCGGCTTCCTGCTCGACGCGCTGAAGTACGGTGCGCCTCCGCACGGCGGCCTGGCGTTCGGACTCGACCGAATCGTCACGATGATGGCTGGCGCCGAGTCGATTCGTGACGTCATCGCCTTCCCGAAAACGCAACGGGCGCAGTGCCTGCTCACCGATGCACCGAGTGGAGTCGACGAGAGGCAGTTGCGGGAACTGCACATTCGCCTTCGCCAGAGGGTCGATACGCAGGTCGAGATCGGCAAGGGATAG
- a CDS encoding cytochrome c oxidase subunit II, whose product MNSILKHWAATALIAVSSVAMAAGGDGQSSGQGPGSGNVSKLQYLHQGEARITDPAPGWDYLWKEVLIDITVIGILFALMTAYFIWRYRRVPGGPQVGSGPKLSPAAAIGWAVIPAFVFLADDFFLAANGWVLWNKYRDVPADRLEVHLESGMYSWDYTYPNGMQTQNELIVPAGKAVLLRMTSRDTLHSHFIPDFRVKEDSMPGRTTYLWFLPREAGKEHVVTCAEYCGVMHSYMAGRVIVKTPEEFKRWYEAGGAAAKKSS is encoded by the coding sequence ATGAATAGCATACTCAAGCACTGGGCAGCGACGGCTCTGATCGCGGTCAGCAGCGTTGCGATGGCGGCAGGTGGGGATGGGCAGAGCAGTGGCCAGGGCCCGGGGTCGGGCAATGTCTCGAAGCTCCAGTATCTGCATCAGGGCGAGGCCCGGATCACCGATCCGGCTCCAGGATGGGATTACCTCTGGAAGGAGGTGCTCATCGACATCACGGTGATCGGCATCCTCTTTGCCCTGATGACGGCCTACTTCATCTGGCGCTATCGACGCGTGCCGGGTGGACCACAGGTGGGTAGCGGGCCCAAGCTGTCGCCTGCCGCGGCGATCGGCTGGGCGGTCATTCCGGCCTTCGTCTTCCTGGCTGACGACTTCTTCCTCGCGGCCAACGGCTGGGTGCTCTGGAACAAGTACCGCGACGTCCCGGCCGATCGTCTCGAGGTCCATCTCGAGTCGGGGATGTACAGCTGGGACTACACCTATCCGAACGGGATGCAGACGCAGAACGAACTGATCGTCCCCGCGGGCAAGGCGGTACTGCTGCGCATGACGAGTCGTGACACGCTCCACAGCCACTTCATTCCGGACTTCCGGGTGAAGGAAGACTCGATGCCGGGCCGCACGACCTATCTCTGGTTCCTGCCCAGAGAGGCCGGCAAGGAGCATGTGGTCACCTGCGCTGAATACTGTGGCGTGATGCACTCGTACATGGCGGGCCGCGTGATCGTCAAGACGCCGGAAGAGTTCAAGCGATGGTATGAAGCGGGCGGGGCTGCTGCCAAGAAAAGTAGTTGA
- the nudB gene encoding dihydroneopterin triphosphate diphosphatase: MSRYKRPVSVLVVIHSPDLQVLLLERAAHPGYWQSVTGSQESGEDLVATAVREVREETGLAAAATDLCDWQMSNRYEIFAEWRHRYAPAVRCNTEHVFSLQMAEPVPVTLAAGEHLAYCWLPWREAAERCFSWSNREAILMLPERLVGQQL; the protein is encoded by the coding sequence ATGAGCCGCTACAAGCGGCCGGTTTCAGTGCTGGTCGTGATCCATAGTCCGGATCTGCAGGTGCTGCTGCTCGAGCGGGCGGCTCACCCGGGTTACTGGCAGTCGGTGACCGGCAGCCAGGAGTCCGGCGAGGATCTCGTGGCGACGGCGGTGCGGGAAGTGCGCGAAGAAACGGGACTTGCCGCCGCCGCCACCGATCTCTGCGACTGGCAAATGAGCAACCGCTACGAGATCTTCGCCGAATGGCGGCACCGCTACGCGCCCGCGGTGCGCTGCAATACCGAGCACGTCTTCTCCCTGCAGATGGCGGAACCAGTGCCCGTCACCCTGGCAGCCGGCGAGCATCTGGCGTACTGCTGGCTGCCGTGGCGCGAGGCGGCAGAGAGGTGCTTTTCGTGGAGCAACCGCGAGGCCATCCTCATGCTGCCGGAGCGGCTGGTTGGGCAGCAGCTCTGA
- a CDS encoding SCO family protein, with amino-acid sequence MRIDEPQFLGARLDRAVALTDSDGQSFRLGQMFGKPLILLLSYYGCDGTCPTMNMELAKVLARVERFRLGADYRVLTVSFDQRDSSATAADFLRKSGGIPEGWRDGWRHAVLAGNDVAAFVGSVGFRFFWSDAAKAFLHPNVLVFVTPEGRVARYIYGTRMDARAIELALTEADWERIANSTAVFDIVTGACFSYNYEEGTYQLNYSLLAGVGSLFLGLALMGLGAWGYRRRFGRLHE; translated from the coding sequence ATGCGCATCGACGAACCGCAGTTTCTCGGTGCGCGGCTGGACCGTGCGGTGGCTCTCACAGACAGCGACGGGCAGAGCTTCCGGCTGGGGCAGATGTTCGGCAAGCCGCTGATCCTCCTGCTGTCCTACTACGGCTGCGATGGCACCTGCCCGACGATGAACATGGAGCTGGCGAAGGTGTTGGCGAGGGTCGAGCGCTTCCGGCTGGGCGCCGACTACCGGGTGCTGACCGTGTCCTTCGACCAGCGCGATTCGAGCGCCACGGCGGCCGACTTCCTGCGCAAGAGCGGGGGCATCCCTGAGGGATGGCGCGACGGCTGGCGGCATGCCGTCCTTGCCGGCAACGATGTTGCTGCCTTTGTCGGCAGCGTGGGGTTTCGTTTTTTCTGGTCGGATGCGGCGAAGGCCTTCCTGCATCCGAACGTGCTGGTTTTCGTCACACCGGAAGGCCGGGTTGCGCGCTACATCTACGGCACGCGGATGGACGCCAGGGCGATCGAACTGGCGCTGACCGAAGCCGATTGGGAGCGCATCGCCAACTCGACGGCAGTCTTTGACATCGTGACCGGCGCGTGCTTCAGCTACAACTATGAAGAAGGCACGTATCAACTGAATTACTCGCTGCTCGCGGGTGTAGGGTCCCTGTTCCTGGGTCTCGCCTTGATGGGCTTGGGAGCATGGGGATATCGGAGGAGGTTCGGGAGGTTGCATGAATAG